In the Azospirillum humicireducens genome, CAGCCGGTCGCCGGGCTTCGGCAGCGCGATCTGAAGCTGCGGCAGCAGGGTATCGATCAGCTCCGTCCGGCGTTTGCGCAGCGGCCGGCCCTTGCGGCGCCCGAACAGGCGGTTGGAGCTTTCGGAAAGGGATCCGGAGGTGCTGTCGTCGGTCATGTCGGAACGCTGCGTGAAAATGAGGAAAGCGCAAAAGAAAGCAGGGGCCGTTTCCAGCCCCTGCCGTCTTTTCCGCATCGGCTGCGGATATTATGCCGCGAAGGCGCCTTAGAGGAAGGCGTTCCGCAGGTCGCCCACCAGATCGGTCTTCTCCCACGAGAAGCCGCCATCCACCTCCGGCTCGCGGCCGAAATGGCCGTAGGCGGCGGTGCGGGCGTAGATCGGCTTGTTCAGGCCCAGATGCGTGCGGATGCCGCGCGGGGACAGGTCCACCAGCTGCTGCAGCACATCGGACAGACGGTCCTCGTCGACGTTGCCGGTGCCGTGGGTGTCGACATAGACCGACAGCGGCTTCGACACGCCGATGGCGTAGGAGACCTGGATCGTGCACTTCTCCGCCAGCTCCGCCGCGACGACGTTCTTGGCGAGGTAGCGGGCGGCGTAGGCGGCCGAGCGGTCGACCTTCGTCGGATCCTTGCCGGAGAAGGCGCCGCCGCCGTGCGGAGCGGCACCGCCGTAGGTGTCGACGATGATCTTGCGGCCGGTCAGGCCGGCGTCACCGTCCGGGCCGCCGATGACGAAACGGCCGGTCGGGTTGACGTACAGGTTCTTATCGTCGCACATCCAGCCTTCCGGCAGGCAGTTGACGATGTGCGGCAGGACGATCTCGCGAACGGCGTCCTGGTCCAGCCCCTCGGCATGCTGGGTCGACAGCACGATGGCGGTGGCGCGGGTCGGGCGGCCGTCGATGTATTGCAGGGTGACCTGGCTCTTGGCGTCCGGGCCCAGCTGCGGGGCGGCGCCGGAATGGCGCGCCTCGGCCAGCGACTTCAGGATGGCGTGGCTGTAGTAGATCGGCGCCGGCATCAGCGCCGGGGTCTCGCGGCAGGCATAGCCGAACATGATGCCCTGGTCGCCGGCACCCTCGTCCTTGTTGCCGGCGGCGTCGACGCCGACGGCGATGTCGGCGGACTGGGAATGGACGAAGCACTTGACGTCCATCTTCTCCCAATGGAAGCCGTCCTGCTCGTAACCGATGTCCTTCACCGCGGCGCGGGCCACCTCGACCAGCTGGTCGGCCTTGATGCTGTCGGGGCCGCGGACTTCGCCGGCCAGAACGACCTGGTTGGTGGTCGCGAGCGTCTCGACGGCCACGCGGGCCTGCGGGTCGTGCGAAAGATAAAGATCGACGATGGCGTCGGAAATGCGGTCGCAGACCTTGTCGGGATGACCTTCCGACACGGACTCGCTGGTGAAGACGTAGTTGAGCTTTGCCACGGGAAACCTCGGCATTCGGCGGCACGCTATTTCATGAGCCGAAACGGCAGACCGGTACAGCGGCCGCAGACACCGGTCCAAAACCGGTTTTGACAAGGAATTCACCCGCGGTCAAGAAGACTACCAGCGGTAAAGCAACGGACCGATCAGCGCACACGCCACACGAAGGGGGAGCGCGGCTGCGCCGCACCATCCCCATTCGGTGGGTATCGCACGCTTTGCGTCAACCGGCAGGATTTACTCCGCGGCTTCCGCAACGGCGGCGCTGGCGACCGCTTTCGTCAACTCGAACAGGCGCTTGCGGACCGACGGGTCGCTGATCTTGTAATAGGCGCGGACCAGTTCCAACGTCTCGCGCTTGGCCATCGGATCGGGCTCGTAGGCGCCGGCGGAGCGCTCGTCCGACGCGCCCGCCTCATCGTCATCCTCGACACGGGCGGCGGCGGCATCGGCCGGCATGTCGTCGAAGAAGAAGGACACCGGCACGTCGAGCACGCGGCTGAGATCGAACAGGCGCGACGCGCCGATGCGGTTGGCGCCGCGCTCGTACTTCTGCACCTGCTGGAAGGTCAGGCCGATGGCCTCGCCCAGCTTCTCCTGGCTCATGCCGAGCAGCGTGCGGCGGAGACGGACGCGGGATCCGACATGGACGTCGATGGGATTCGGCTTTCCGGTCTTCGGACGGCCCGCACCCGCACGGCGCCCGCGCGGCGCCCCAGTTTCAGTCTGCATCTCGTTTATCCCTGCAACGGTTGTGCAACCTAGTTACGACATATCCACGTATGCAGTCAAGCCCGCTCCGGTCAAGCCGGATACACGAAATTGTTCTGCCTGTGGCGGGCTTATTGCCCGTAATGCTGCTTTACCGGTGATATCGCGAGGCCAAGGCCACCAGAAAACAGCCCAGAAGCCCTATGACGAAAATCCAGTCGCCCATGCGGGCATAGGCTGTGACGCCGTCTGGAGCTTTCGGCAATGTGGTATCGATGAAACCCCGCTCACCCAGTCCGAGCAAGTGTCTCACACGTCCGTAGGAATCCACCACCCCGGATATTCCCGTATTCGCCACCCGGACCAGCGGCAGCCCTTCCTCCACGGCGCGGACCCGATTGATGGCGAAATGCTGGTGGGGGCCGGCGGTGCGGCCGTACCAGGCATCGTTGGTCAGGTTCAGCAGCCATCGCGGCCGGTCGGCCGTGTCGACCACCGCGGCGGGGAAGATGCTCTCGTAACAGATCAGCGGGCTGAAGGGCGGCAGG is a window encoding:
- the metK gene encoding methionine adenosyltransferase, whose product is MAKLNYVFTSESVSEGHPDKVCDRISDAIVDLYLSHDPQARVAVETLATTNQVVLAGEVRGPDSIKADQLVEVARAAVKDIGYEQDGFHWEKMDVKCFVHSQSADIAVGVDAAGNKDEGAGDQGIMFGYACRETPALMPAPIYYSHAILKSLAEARHSGAAPQLGPDAKSQVTLQYIDGRPTRATAIVLSTQHAEGLDQDAVREIVLPHIVNCLPEGWMCDDKNLYVNPTGRFVIGGPDGDAGLTGRKIIVDTYGGAAPHGGGAFSGKDPTKVDRSAAYAARYLAKNVVAAELAEKCTIQVSYAIGVSKPLSVYVDTHGTGNVDEDRLSDVLQQLVDLSPRGIRTHLGLNKPIYARTAAYGHFGREPEVDGGFSWEKTDLVGDLRNAFL
- a CDS encoding helix-turn-helix domain-containing protein; translation: MQTETGAPRGRRAGAGRPKTGKPNPIDVHVGSRVRLRRTLLGMSQEKLGEAIGLTFQQVQKYERGANRIGASRLFDLSRVLDVPVSFFFDDMPADAAAARVEDDDEAGASDERSAGAYEPDPMAKRETLELVRAYYKISDPSVRKRLFELTKAVASAAVAEAAE